TGATCACCCGTCCCCAGCGCCGTTCCCGCATGGCGGGGGTGAAGGCCTTCAGGCAGTTGAAGGTCCCGGTGAGGTTCACGTCGATCACCAAGTCCCAGTCGGCCTTGCTGGATTTCCGCATGGTGCCGTCCCGGTTCACGCCGGCGTTGTTCACCAGGATGTCGACCTGGCCCACTTCCGCGGCCATCCGGTTCACCTGTTCCTCGTCGTTGACGAAGGCGGGGTAGAAGCGGGCCTTGACGCCCAGGGCCTGGGCCGCGGCCACCGTCTCGGCGGCCACCTCAGCCATGTCCGGAACGTCGTTCACGATCACGTCCGCGCCCCGGGCCGCCATCTCCAGCGCAATGGCCCGTCCCAGTCCGCGGGCGGCCCCGGTCACCAGGGCAACCTTGCCGGTGAGTTCCCGTTCCATCTGCGATCACACCTCGGCTTTCGTTACTCGCCCTCCGTCTTGCCGGAGAGCTGCAGGCAGTGCTCCATGAAGGCCAGCGCTTCCTCCAGCCGGAGGCAGCGCATCTC
The nucleotide sequence above comes from Symbiobacterium thermophilum IAM 14863. Encoded proteins:
- the fabG gene encoding 3-oxoacyl-ACP reductase FabG, which gives rise to MERELTGKVALVTGAARGLGRAIALEMAARGADVIVNDVPDMAEVAAETVAAAQALGVKARFYPAFVNDEEQVNRMAAEVGQVDILVNNAGVNRDGTMRKSSKADWDLVIDVNLTGTFNCLKAFTPAMRERRWGRVINIASYVGRTGVFGTPYYAASKAGVIGLTKEVAVEMARYGVTVNALAPGYIMTDMMMGYPEEQKAKITASIPVGYWAKPEDIAYWAGVLASPRAHYMTGAVIDCNGGVYM